A genomic region of Jeotgalibaca ciconiae contains the following coding sequences:
- a CDS encoding cytidine deaminase has product MNIEQKLYQAAIDLIEKRYPTGWGSAAAMYTKNGEILTSVAPDVLVASTELCIETGAILEAHKLNTEVTHTICVVREDENAEYVILSPCGVCQERLFYWGENVKAAVTNSNNNLEFKALKELQPYHWYNAYKS; this is encoded by the coding sequence TTGAATATCGAACAAAAACTTTATCAAGCAGCAATTGATTTGATAGAAAAAAGATATCCCACGGGTTGGGGTAGTGCTGCGGCTATGTATACGAAAAATGGAGAAATCTTAACTAGTGTAGCACCAGACGTTCTGGTTGCTTCTACAGAACTGTGCATTGAAACAGGTGCGATTCTCGAAGCGCATAAATTAAATACGGAAGTGACACATACGATTTGTGTGGTACGAGAAGATGAGAATGCTGAATATGTCATTTTAAGTCCTTGTGGTGTATGTCAAGAAAGGTTGTTTTACTGGGGTGAAAATGTAAAAGCGGCAGTAACAAATTCAAATAATAACCTAGAATTTAAAGCATTAAAAGAACTACAACCCTATCATTGGTATAATGCCTATAAATCGTAA
- a CDS encoding DUF262 domain-containing protein: MEGNVRYLLEYLRGGTKFIIPVYQRNYDWKKENCERLLNDLINLENEDKKTHFFGSIVVKPGDYSQDIIVIDGQQRITTTSLLLLAMKNWMTDNETTGERINPNNINDAFLEDSFSREVDKFKLRSNPRDYNAYKRLFGDGKFHINNSNLTLNYEYFYTAITNLPISLDQLMNSIQKLQVMVVNLNSPDDNPQLIFESLNSTGVDLTDADKIRNFLLMNESQKEQLFLFENYWEPIENRTNFQLSSFFRDYLTLKNGKYPNLSKVYETFVYFYQSKCSDKRSFFDELSDYSYAYQQILGSVTDNKEIDDILKRLNHLQVTVIRPFLMAILHDYNQHQLNGKEVAKIFNILESYIARRMITKLPSNSLNKIISVLYRDMKKILEKEDEALATPSEVISYLLLTKINTGKFPTDNELIENLSSRDLYNINSQFRTYLFERLENYDHFESLQIYEGIQNQEYSIEHILPQKLSRQWIEDLGPDYKKIQTNYLNTLGNLTITAYNSKYSNRPFKDKQNMEKGFKESHFVNLNKIPARAETWGETEINERTNELIQTSLKIWPYPNPAFKPSVHERSMIIFDGEQKFTNYQIKGYSFLNDEYHPVETWKDFFIDVIKHLAEINSNPLIEMTRLNSSIKSGVEGIFSSTSNANYKEVVPGIYVYFSMSNWRKMSYIKQLLDIYDLAYDELSIDAVLYDSNTDGKDSL, encoded by the coding sequence ATGGAAGGAAATGTTCGCTATTTATTAGAGTACTTAAGAGGTGGAACAAAATTTATTATTCCTGTCTATCAAAGAAATTATGACTGGAAAAAAGAAAACTGTGAAAGATTATTAAATGATTTAATTAACCTAGAAAATGAAGACAAAAAAACTCATTTTTTTGGAAGTATCGTTGTAAAGCCAGGCGATTATTCACAAGACATTATCGTTATTGATGGCCAACAGCGTATTACTACAACTTCATTATTGTTACTAGCAATGAAAAATTGGATGACTGACAATGAAACTACTGGTGAGAGAATCAATCCAAATAATATTAATGATGCATTTTTAGAAGATAGCTTTAGTAGGGAAGTTGATAAGTTTAAGTTACGTTCAAATCCTAGAGACTATAATGCGTATAAAAGGCTGTTTGGGGACGGAAAATTTCATATTAATAATTCTAACCTAACTTTGAACTATGAATATTTTTATACTGCAATTACTAACCTTCCAATATCTCTTGATCAACTTATGAATTCCATTCAAAAGTTACAAGTAATGGTTGTGAATTTGAATTCTCCGGATGATAATCCTCAGCTTATTTTTGAAAGTCTAAATTCTACAGGTGTAGACTTAACTGATGCTGATAAGATTCGTAATTTTTTGTTGATGAATGAAAGTCAGAAAGAACAGCTTTTTTTATTTGAAAATTACTGGGAGCCGATAGAGAATCGTACTAACTTTCAACTTAGTTCATTTTTTAGAGATTATTTGACATTAAAAAATGGTAAATATCCTAATCTTTCTAAAGTATATGAAACCTTTGTTTATTTTTATCAAAGTAAGTGCTCAGACAAACGAAGCTTTTTTGATGAACTTTCAGACTACTCATATGCGTATCAACAGATTTTAGGATCAGTAACGGATAATAAAGAGATTGATGATATTCTAAAACGACTCAACCATTTACAGGTTACAGTTATAAGGCCTTTCTTAATGGCCATCTTACATGATTACAACCAACACCAATTGAATGGAAAAGAAGTAGCAAAGATTTTCAATATATTAGAATCTTATATTGCTAGAAGAATGATTACTAAACTACCATCAAATTCATTGAATAAAATTATCTCTGTATTGTATAGAGATATGAAAAAGATACTTGAGAAAGAAGATGAAGCTTTAGCTACACCTTCTGAAGTAATTAGTTATCTTCTCCTCACAAAAATAAATACCGGTAAGTTCCCTACAGATAATGAACTTATTGAGAACCTTTCTTCAAGAGATTTGTACAATATAAACTCACAGTTTCGAACATACCTTTTTGAAAGGCTGGAAAACTATGATCATTTCGAGTCTTTACAAATTTACGAAGGTATTCAAAATCAAGAGTATAGTATTGAACATATTCTGCCACAAAAATTAAGCAGACAATGGATTGAAGATTTAGGACCAGACTATAAGAAAATTCAGACCAACTATCTAAACACTCTGGGAAATTTAACTATAACTGCTTATAATAGTAAATATAGTAACAGACCATTTAAAGACAAGCAAAACATGGAGAAGGGATTTAAAGAAAGTCATTTTGTTAATTTAAATAAAATTCCTGCACGTGCAGAAACCTGGGGAGAAACAGAAATAAATGAAAGAACCAATGAGTTAATTCAGACCTCTCTAAAAATTTGGCCTTATCCTAATCCAGCATTTAAACCTTCAGTTCATGAAAGATCAATGATTATCTTTGATGGAGAACAAAAATTTACAAATTACCAGATAAAAGGGTATAGTTTTTTGAATGATGAATATCATCCGGTAGAGACTTGGAAAGATTTCTTTATAGATGTGATTAAGCATTTAGCGGAGATTAATTCTAACCCACTCATAGAAATGACAAGATTAAACTCTTCAATAAAATCTGGCGTAGAGGGAATATTTTCTAGTACTTCGAATGCTAATTATAAAGAAGTAGTGCCAGGGATATATGTTTATTTTTCTATGTCGAACTGGAGAAAGATGAGTTACATTAAACAGCTTTTAGATATTTATGATCTAGCTTATGATGAATTATCAATTGATGCAGTATTGTATGACAGTAATACTGATGGAAAAGATTCTCTCTAG